A section of the Citrus sinensis cultivar Valencia sweet orange chromosome 8, DVS_A1.0, whole genome shotgun sequence genome encodes:
- the LOC102621050 gene encoding rho GTPase-activating protein 5, giving the protein MILTSPSSPHSVSLNQTPKSKNLCNNYKSLTTQHPFFFPIIKIIFSRKRLSLSLSVCLSHFAIHSSSAFRAMTEVLHFPSSPTTTTTPSPSPSPSTSSSPSSLSCAPPSCLSCAPSSILLPNGDPVDDDDDAEGGSSNNSVAFSREREAEGDQLSLLTLLIAIFRKSLVACKSDTRDLCAMEISWPTNVRHVAHVTFDRFNGFLGLPVEFEPEVPRRAPSASATVFGVSTESMQLSFDSRGNSVPTILLLMQRHLYGQGGLQAEGIFRINGENSQEEYVRDQLNRGVIPDGIDIHCLAGLIKAWFRELPAGVLDPLSPEQVMQCQTEEDCLQLVRLLPPTESALLDWAINLMADVVQQEHLNKMNARNVAMVFAPNMTQMADPLTALMYAVQVMNFLKMLILRTLREREDSVVEHTPSSRLEPFDENGHQSATRSCLEDADRDNEEIEQAFITEEPVMEGSTDTGRKNEITVEEDCDPIAAVEKLTVDSDHSREAPSQVDTFISETDAHGVICLKASGAHANATMCMIGQSSDSNLKRGPRRLDKQQSVPQKTGTVEKAKGISNLSCINSRTERIEAWR; this is encoded by the exons ATGATTCTCACGTCCCCCAGCAGCCCCCACTCTGTTTCCTTGAACCAAActccaaaatccaaaaatctCTGCAACAATTACAAATCTTTGACAACACaacaccctttttttttcccaattattaaaataatattttcaagaaaacgactctctctctctctctctgtttgTCTTTCCCATTTTGCCATCCATTCATCATCAGCTTTTAGAGCCATGACCGAAGTCCTCCATTTCCCTTCTTCTCCAACCACTACCACCACCCCCTCCCCTTCTCCTTCTCCATCCACATCCTCTTCTCCTTCTTCCTTATCCTGCGCGCCCCCTTCCTGCTTATCCTGCGCGCCCAGCTCCATTCTTCTCCCCAATGGCGACCCCgtcgacgacgacgacgacgccGAGGGTGGTTCTAGTAATAATTCGGTAGCGTTTTCGCGAGAGAGGGAGGCCGAGGGGGATCAGTTGTCTTTGTTGACTCTGCTCATCGCCATTTTCAGAAAATCTTTGGTTGCTTGCAAGAGCGATACGAGGGACCTCTGTGCCATGGAGATCAGCTGGCCTACCAACGTCCGCCACGTGGCTCACGTCACTTTCGACAGGTTCAATGGTTTCTTGGGCTTGCCTGTTGAGTTCGAGCCTGAGGTCCCCCGTCGAGCTCCCAGTGCTAG TGCAACTGTTTTCGGAGTTTCCACAGAATCTATGCAGTTGTCATTTGACTCTAGAGGAAATAGTGTGCCAACGATATTACTGCTAATGCAAAGGCACTTGTATGGTCAAGGAGGCTTGCAG GCAGAAGGGATTTTCAGGATAAATGGGGAAAATAGTCAAGAGGAGTATGTCAGAGACCAATTAAACAGAGGAGTGATACCGGACGGCATTGATATACACTGTTTAGCAGGACTTATCAAG gCTTGGTTCAGAGAACTCCCAGCCGGGGTTCTGGATCCATTATCACCTGAGCAGGTAATGCAATGCCAGACAGAAGAGGATTGTCTTCAACTTGTGCGGCTTCTACCCCCAACAGAATCTGCTCTGTTAGATTGGGCCATCAATCTGATGGCTGATGTTGTCCAACAAGAGCACCTAAACAAGATGAATGCACGCAATGTTGCAATGGTTTTTGCACCAAATATGACTcag ATGGCAGACCCTTTGACTGCATTGATGTATGCAGTTCAAGTGATGAACTTCCTCAAGATGCTTATACTGAGAACATTGCGAGAAAGAGAAGATTCTGTGGTAGAGCATACTCCTAGTTCCCGTTTGGAGCCTTTTGATGAGAATGGACACCAGAGTGCCACAAGATCCTGTCTGGAAGATGCTGATAGAGATAATGAAGAGATAGAGCAAGCCTTCATCACTGAGGAACCTGTAATGGAAGGCTCCACAGACACTGGTCGGAAGAATGAGATTACTGTTGAAGAAGATTGTGATCCTATAGCCGCTGTTGAGAAGTTAACAGTAGATAGTGATCATTCTCGTGAGGCTCCATCCCAAGTTGACACCTTCATTTCTGAAACAGATGCTCATGGAGTCATTTGTTTAAAGGCTTCTGGTGCTCATGCAAACGCGACAATGTGCATGATTGGCCAATCAAGTGATTCAAATCTAAAAAGGGGTCCCAGAAGACTTGACAAGCAGCAAAGTGTGCCTCAGAAAACAGGAACTGTTGAGAAGGCCAAAGGAATCAGCAATCTAAGCTGTATAAATTCAAGAACAGAGCGTATTGAAGCATGGCGTTGA
- the LOC102621519 gene encoding protein FANTASTIC FOUR 3 — protein MAACGSLQRIFENSLPEKPASLLESFSTWNQMTPGKPANQSSFIEIFGELHFKQASDHSSSSLSSSFSSSSSFPMSSLSSSSSSLVDLVDVDGSKRIPSLDSSATAPKMINDGFSSSVNSESSVHSFRYTGCHKKSDSFSSMNSDSLQLCTEGLGFESSDDVEELRNEMTEEWQNKQGKVSITKHSPTENVCGEFRRSRTSGGEFPPPISCIGKSGKPWVCFKSYRHDGRFVLKEIRMPSQEFLHACREDGRLKLQFVHPNDDIQELDEGEYEEDEVEVDEDEEEENGSVHDDGEGEKEADTEKYEAENDLRHRELQV, from the coding sequence ATGGCAGCCTGCGGGAGCCTACAACGCATATTTGAAAACTCATTACCAGAAAAACCAGCCTCACTTCTTGAATCCTTCTCCACATGGAACCAAATGACACCTGGAAAACCCGCCAACCAATCCTCATTCATTGAGATCTTTGGTGAACTTCATTTCAAACAAGCCTCTGATCATTCTTCCTCTTCGTTGTCGTCTTCGTTTTCGTCTTCGTCTTCCTTTCCCATGTCATCACTCTCTTCCTCTTCGTCCTCTTTGGTAGACTTAGTAGACGTAGACGGTAGCAAGAGGATTCCATCTCTGGACTCATCTGCAACCGCTCCAAAGATGATAAACGACggcttttcttcttcagtgAATTCTGAAAGCTCGGTGCATAGCTTCAGATACACGGGTTGTCACAAGAAGAGTGATAGCTTTTCATCTATGAATTCCGACAGCTTGCAACTTTGCACTGAGGGGCTTGGTTTCGAGAGCTCTGATGATGTTGAGGAGTTGAGGAATGAGATGACTGAAGAGTGGCAAAACAAGCAGGGGAAAGTGAGTATCACAAAGCATTCACCAACGGAGAACGTATGCGGTGAGTTCAGGAGGTCAAGAACAAGCGGCGGAGAATTTCCTCCTCCGATTTCTTGCATAGGGAAGAGTGGTAAGCCTTGGGTTTGCTTCAAGTCTTACAGGCACGATGGCAGGTTTGTCCTCAAAGAGATTAGGATGCCAAGCCAAGAGTTCTTGCATGCCTGCAGAGAAGACGGGCGATTGAAGCTGCAGTTTGTCCATCCAAACGATGACATCCAGGAACTAGATGAAGGGGAGTACGAGGAAGATGAAGTAGAAGTAGATgaagatgaggaagaagaaaatggaagCGTCCATGATGACGGAGAAGGGGAAAAGGAGGCTGATACCGAAAAGTATGAAGCTGAAAATGACTTGCGACATAGAGAATTGCAGGTTTAA